In Candidatus Aegiribacteria sp., a single genomic region encodes these proteins:
- a CDS encoding ABC transporter permease subunit, whose translation MKPVMTFALMTLRNLLRRRTIWGISIVILIALFGIGQIPTYGVSNEGRFILDFGLFGLEIGALLLAIGLASNIYPRDKEQRTVMPIIAVPLSRGQYLMGRFIGAAIVEAAAMLAGCTGLMIILLTSGNAIPPDMFPATVLLLVEGWFLLAVVFFFSFWTSPPLNAPLTILLFIVSQMSVSGFIGLFPQAPAFMRVLRLLLPHMDVFHIKDPIAHGMNVPGLYFLLAILYGLAHMAFMLSLALAVFRSRDLK comes from the coding sequence ATGAAACCTGTAATGACCTTTGCTCTAATGACACTGAGAAACCTTCTGAGAAGAAGAACGATCTGGGGAATCAGCATTGTAATCCTCATTGCACTTTTCGGGATCGGTCAGATACCTACGTACGGCGTTTCCAACGAAGGAAGATTCATACTCGATTTTGGGCTTTTCGGCCTTGAAATAGGCGCCCTCCTTCTGGCAATAGGGCTTGCTTCCAACATCTACCCAAGGGACAAGGAACAAAGAACTGTAATGCCGATAATTGCGGTTCCCCTTTCCCGAGGCCAGTACCTTATGGGCAGGTTTATTGGCGCTGCCATCGTTGAGGCCGCAGCGATGCTTGCTGGCTGCACCGGTCTTATGATAATACTTCTGACAAGTGGAAACGCGATTCCACCTGACATGTTCCCCGCTACCGTACTTCTGCTTGTAGAAGGATGGTTCCTTCTTGCGGTTGTCTTCTTTTTCAGTTTCTGGACATCTCCCCCGCTTAATGCCCCTCTTACCATTCTTTTGTTCATAGTTTCACAGATGTCTGTTTCCGGATTCATAGGTCTATTTCCCCAGGCACCAGCCTTCATGCGGGTGCTGAGGTTACTGCTGCCCCATATGGATGTGTTCCATATAAAGGACCCCATAGCTCATGGAATGAATGTCCCTGGTCTATATTTCCTTCTGGCGATACTTTATGGATTGGCTCACATGGCTTTCATGCTATCCCTGGCACTGGCCGTTTTCAGAAGCAGGGACCTGAAATGA
- a CDS encoding alkaline phosphatase family protein — MKRREFLKLAALSPAALIALNTGCRRTASPAKRVIVLGIDGMDPFLLRSFIHEGVMPNAAILMSSGGLNRLGTSNPPQSPVAWSNFITGYGPNVHGIFDFIHRDPSSRLPYLSTSRVIGPDRIISISDWRLPLSGAKVELLRKGEPFWNRLTDEGIPVKLIKLPVDFPPDKGKAKILSGLGTPDMRGSQGSFTFFTDDARSITDVTSGGIIVPVRDYGDKCYVCPIRGPENSMRAGNPDMRVEAKVWVDRDADALRIDIQDESTVLAAGEWSRWLKIRFDAIPHISSVNAIGRFYVKEISPRLKLYLSPLNIDPMNPALPISEPADFSSNLARDLGSFYTQGFPEDTKALSRGILSDEEYLQQAWIVLDERLNLFHHELSNFKEGMFFFYFSSLDLNVHMFYRVLDHNSPLYTSTNPRFKSSIRELYMQMDRVIGDALSAKDANTEIVLLSDHGFAPFNRSFNLNTWLAEEGYANITSPHSRNQDMFAAIDWASTAAYGLGLNCLYINRSGREENGIISPDQVPDLLLRLKRDLESITDPATGRRVIDNAYITSDIYPGPLPPFSPDMIIGYARGYRSSWETTLGSYPEEVITDNLDPWSGTHCVDPGVVPGTLLSTVPLSLPDPNLMDMGRSISSLFDVPVLPPGGRNIFSDTDD, encoded by the coding sequence ATGAAAAGAAGGGAATTCCTCAAGCTCGCGGCTCTGTCACCCGCGGCTCTCATCGCATTGAATACAGGCTGCAGACGTACAGCATCTCCTGCAAAGCGTGTTATTGTACTTGGAATTGACGGGATGGACCCATTCCTTCTGAGAAGCTTTATCCATGAAGGGGTGATGCCTAACGCTGCTATACTCATGTCATCGGGAGGATTGAACAGGCTTGGAACAAGCAATCCTCCCCAGAGTCCGGTAGCATGGTCTAATTTCATAACAGGTTACGGCCCGAACGTACACGGAATATTCGATTTCATTCACAGGGACCCTTCCAGCAGGCTACCCTACCTCTCTACATCCAGGGTTATCGGCCCCGACAGGATAATCAGCATCAGCGACTGGCGTCTCCCCCTGTCCGGAGCAAAGGTAGAACTGCTTAGAAAGGGAGAGCCATTCTGGAACCGGCTTACCGATGAAGGAATACCTGTTAAACTGATCAAACTTCCGGTTGATTTTCCTCCCGACAAGGGGAAGGCTAAAATACTATCGGGGCTGGGAACACCGGATATGCGGGGAAGCCAGGGAAGCTTCACGTTTTTTACGGATGACGCGAGATCGATTACAGACGTAACTTCCGGAGGGATAATCGTTCCTGTGCGTGATTACGGCGACAAATGCTACGTCTGTCCTATAAGAGGGCCGGAGAACTCAATGAGAGCCGGTAATCCTGATATGAGAGTTGAAGCGAAGGTCTGGGTTGACCGCGATGCGGATGCATTGAGAATAGACATTCAGGATGAAAGCACTGTACTGGCAGCCGGAGAATGGAGCCGGTGGTTAAAAATAAGATTTGACGCGATACCGCACATTTCCAGCGTTAACGCTATTGGAAGGTTCTACGTAAAGGAAATATCGCCAAGGCTTAAACTTTACCTTTCGCCGCTGAATATCGACCCGATGAATCCCGCTCTTCCCATTTCGGAACCCGCTGACTTCAGCAGCAATCTCGCAAGGGACCTTGGATCGTTCTACACACAGGGTTTCCCGGAGGACACAAAGGCCCTTTCTAGGGGTATACTTTCGGATGAGGAGTATCTGCAGCAGGCGTGGATAGTCCTTGATGAACGGCTGAACCTTTTCCATCACGAATTGAGCAATTTCAAAGAGGGCATGTTCTTCTTCTATTTCAGCTCGCTGGATCTTAACGTACACATGTTCTACAGGGTTCTTGACCACAATTCGCCCCTTTATACAAGCACAAACCCCCGTTTTAAAAGCTCAATACGAGAACTGTATATGCAGATGGACAGAGTTATAGGAGATGCGCTTTCTGCAAAGGACGCTAATACGGAAATAGTGCTGCTTTCCGATCATGGATTTGCGCCTTTCAACAGATCTTTTAACCTGAATACATGGCTTGCGGAGGAAGGTTACGCTAATATAACGTCCCCTCATTCCAGGAATCAGGATATGTTCGCCGCAATCGACTGGGCTTCCACGGCAGCTTACGGCCTTGGATTGAATTGCCTTTACATCAACAGATCAGGCCGTGAAGAGAACGGAATAATATCTCCGGATCAGGTTCCTGATCTTCTTCTAAGGTTGAAACGTGACCTTGAATCGATAACAGATCCCGCCACCGGAAGGCGAGTTATAGATAATGCCTATATTACATCTGATATCTATCCGGGGCCCCTTCCACCCTTCTCGCCGGATATGATAATCGGTTACGCAAGGGGTTACAGATCTTCCTGGGAGACAACTCTCGGGAGTTATCCTGAGGAAGTAATAACGGATAACCTTGATCCCTGGAGCGGAACACACTGCGTAGACCCCGGGGTTGTTCCAGGAACACTCCTCTCAACTGTGCCGCTTTCACTGCCTGACCCGAATCTCATGGATATGGGAAGAAGCATATCCTCGCTTTTCGATGTACCCGTTCTTCCCCCCGGAGGAAGAAATATTTTCAGTGATACAGATGATTAG
- a CDS encoding ABC transporter ATP-binding protein, whose amino-acid sequence MEDYPLHVKELEKSFKKKLGLSSFKAVDNINFSLSEGEILGFLGPNGAGKTTAIKCILGLLKPTSGNVTLWGLHPASSEVRKRIGYVPENPDYDDAFTPVEFMTMFSHMRKLNMRKDRMLAILGRVGLSEWENVRIRNFSKGMRQRVSLALALQSEPDLMIMDEPTGGLDPAARKEFRDIILEENQRGASIFLSSHLLSEVETICDRAIILSKGKKVAEGNLEDLMRTEDNYRITYLQPDKEEDEPEELEIKSEVLQKTIDDLRGDGYNIISVRPVYRSLEDVFLSATGGGGR is encoded by the coding sequence ATGGAGGATTATCCACTGCATGTCAAAGAACTTGAAAAATCTTTCAAGAAGAAACTCGGTCTATCGAGTTTCAAAGCAGTAGACAATATTAATTTCAGCCTGTCCGAAGGAGAAATACTTGGGTTCCTGGGTCCTAATGGCGCGGGAAAAACTACAGCCATCAAATGCATACTGGGACTTTTAAAGCCAACTTCAGGAAACGTAACGCTCTGGGGATTACATCCGGCATCTTCTGAAGTGAGAAAAAGAATAGGTTACGTTCCCGAAAACCCCGATTACGATGATGCTTTTACTCCTGTTGAATTCATGACGATGTTCTCCCATATGCGTAAATTGAACATGCGGAAGGATCGGATGCTTGCGATTCTTGGCAGAGTAGGTCTTTCAGAATGGGAAAATGTCAGGATAAGAAATTTCTCAAAAGGAATGCGTCAGCGTGTAAGCCTTGCGCTTGCCCTTCAGTCCGAACCTGACCTTATGATCATGGATGAGCCTACAGGTGGCCTGGATCCAGCAGCACGGAAGGAATTCCGAGACATTATCCTTGAAGAAAATCAGAGGGGCGCATCAATATTTCTTTCATCACACCTGCTGTCAGAAGTTGAGACCATTTGTGACAGGGCAATAATTCTTTCGAAAGGGAAAAAGGTTGCAGAGGGCAATCTTGAAGACCTCATGCGGACGGAAGATAACTACAGAATCACGTACTTGCAGCCTGACAAAGAAGAAGATGAACCCGAAGAGCTTGAAATCAAATCGGAAGTACTTCAGAAAACCATTGATGATCTCAGGGGCGACGGGTACAACATTATTAGCGTAAGACCTGTATACAGAAGCCTTGAGGATGTTTTCCTTTCCGCCACTGGTGGAGGTGGCAGATGA
- a CDS encoding alkaline phosphatase family protein produces the protein MSAIVSDNLGIRINRLPFFLIVILFITAPAMAYVGPGAGFGIVTSFLVFLNAIFVSLLSALIWPVTIIIRSLKKRRRQYTGTARRVVILGLDGFSPVIAERMMADGELPNLKKLSDEGSFSRLGTTCPGISPVAWSSFQTGVNPGKHGIFDFLAPDRERYLAKLSSVTSGEAPSRVGLGLINRTVMKPFVKLLRKSKPFWKLLKRYGIRSTVLRVPITYPPESLDGHLLSGMCVPDLRGTQGSYTIFTEEESEETFTGGIQRRLEKLDENRWKLEMPGPEKPDGEYVTARLELDISGKTALLRTDNGHVELKTGVLSDWLEMLFSHGRSKVRGISKFCLTEDMAGRPVLYSTAINVDPFSPSVPISHPVHYSKYLSGLYGPFATLGLAEDTWALSNGAVSEEVFLEQAWSIYNERRKMFSDALKHTRDGLVVCVFDTSDRIQHMFWGDGSLKGTPIHDMYKEMDSLIGKTVSELGRKDMLIVMSDHGFTSFHTCIDFNRWLLDNDYLVLDNGVETVDTSFKGVDWSRTRAWSMGLAGIMLNISGREGKGIVESGTEAAELLEEISAKLLKLENGEGERVINAVYPSESVYNGPYTSRGPDLVIGTKDGYRSGWGCVTGGIGKEIIYPNERHWNGDHCHDHKLVPGTLASNVKLNTEDATIIDIAPTVLRAFGVMAPAYMEGKSLIREGAER, from the coding sequence GTGAGTGCAATAGTTTCAGATAACCTGGGAATCCGCATAAACCGGCTTCCCTTTTTCCTCATTGTGATATTGTTTATTACTGCACCCGCTATGGCTTACGTAGGCCCGGGAGCCGGTTTCGGTATAGTTACGTCTTTCCTTGTGTTTCTGAATGCCATTTTCGTTTCATTGCTGTCAGCACTTATATGGCCCGTTACCATCATCATAAGGTCTCTTAAAAAAAGAAGAAGACAGTATACAGGAACTGCGAGAAGAGTTGTAATACTTGGACTTGACGGTTTTTCCCCTGTTATCGCGGAAAGAATGATGGCTGATGGAGAACTCCCCAATCTTAAAAAACTCTCCGATGAAGGCTCGTTTTCCAGGCTGGGAACAACCTGTCCGGGTATTTCGCCTGTTGCGTGGTCCTCATTCCAGACCGGTGTTAATCCAGGCAAACACGGAATATTTGACTTTCTCGCTCCCGACAGGGAAAGGTATCTAGCTAAATTGTCATCTGTGACCTCGGGCGAAGCTCCATCAAGGGTCGGCCTGGGACTCATCAACAGAACAGTGATGAAACCCTTTGTAAAGCTGTTGCGGAAGAGTAAACCGTTCTGGAAACTGCTTAAGCGTTACGGTATAAGATCTACGGTTCTCAGGGTTCCCATCACTTATCCTCCCGAATCGCTTGACGGGCATTTACTCAGCGGTATGTGTGTTCCGGATCTTCGTGGAACCCAGGGCAGTTATACGATATTCACTGAAGAGGAGTCAGAAGAGACTTTTACGGGCGGCATTCAGCGAAGGCTTGAAAAACTGGATGAGAACAGATGGAAACTGGAAATGCCCGGCCCTGAAAAACCTGACGGCGAATATGTCACAGCCAGGCTTGAACTCGACATTTCCGGCAAAACAGCTCTACTGCGAACCGATAACGGACACGTTGAACTGAAAACCGGTGTGCTTTCCGATTGGCTTGAAATGCTTTTCAGTCATGGTCGGAGTAAAGTCAGGGGAATATCGAAATTCTGTCTTACGGAGGATATGGCTGGAAGACCTGTTCTTTACTCTACCGCAATTAATGTTGACCCGTTCTCCCCCTCTGTACCCATCTCGCATCCCGTTCATTATTCGAAGTACCTTTCCGGACTGTACGGTCCTTTCGCAACACTTGGTCTTGCCGAGGATACCTGGGCATTGAGTAACGGGGCTGTTTCTGAAGAAGTTTTCCTTGAACAGGCATGGTCCATCTACAATGAGAGAAGGAAGATGTTCTCAGACGCCCTGAAGCATACAAGGGATGGTCTTGTAGTATGTGTATTTGACACGTCTGACAGAATACAGCACATGTTCTGGGGTGACGGTTCGTTGAAAGGCACTCCAATCCATGATATGTACAAAGAAATGGATTCGCTGATAGGAAAAACTGTCAGTGAGCTTGGCAGGAAAGATATGCTCATAGTAATGTCAGATCATGGTTTTACTTCTTTCCATACGTGCATAGACTTTAACAGGTGGCTTCTTGATAACGATTATCTTGTTCTCGATAACGGCGTTGAAACAGTTGACACATCGTTCAAGGGGGTTGACTGGTCAAGAACAAGGGCATGGTCTATGGGGCTGGCCGGCATAATGCTCAATATCAGTGGTCGTGAGGGCAAAGGTATTGTAGAATCAGGAACTGAAGCTGCAGAGCTTCTTGAAGAGATATCCGCGAAGCTTTTGAAGCTTGAAAACGGTGAAGGCGAAAGGGTGATTAACGCGGTTTATCCTTCCGAGAGTGTTTACAACGGACCCTATACTTCCAGGGGGCCAGATCTTGTGATCGGCACAAAAGACGGTTACAGATCCGGCTGGGGATGTGTCACGGGGGGTATTGGAAAGGAAATTATCTATCCCAACGAAAGGCACTGGAACGGGGATCACTGTCACGATCACAAACTTGTTCCCGGTACGCTTGCTTCCAATGTAAAACTGAACACCGAAGATGCGACGATTATCGATATCGCGCCAACAGTACTCAGAGCTTTTGGTGTTATGGCCCCAGCCTACATGGAGGGTAAGTCCCTTATCCGGGAAGGTGCGGAAAGATGA
- a CDS encoding T9SS type A sorting domain-containing protein — MKSISTYLTAFLLIIQTAAFSDDRGIPWLVSWPFFQNAQAPHSINGGYGDWCIKSEGAHPGLDFGADFEDPVLLPTNGTRYTLGTFSGLGYTMVFGLDPASQEGWGIAHLAIDNPALWPFSTGSMVLNHQPLAPCSLYNVSAPLHMHLQWVDPIQPGSPPGLYNPFDYFDDDLSDYDEIQFNHVKWEEMLSPAANRGIWFTPDGYESYAQLGYAPGNPNRNVFQKFVSGAIDIAVSPFSAFQGLSDRDSAGVYSVSYEILRQDPQSPVDYLPAAPGIFGERFLMQMRDELPNGDSPGYRAIFPDGQLPNGGGALDPAWWYNMNAYIVTNSSYLNPSIWQTGWDNVFTGAGYINDWRTGICQGAWDTFLARRGISGEPASNREAFFPDGRYAVNVTAVSHGSRSEGSMLLPVDDLGSANHDTEGIIVDNFLPSIGAVIIYTSGSTVESDGVDVKYIGTWKGGGKDHSGNSASLEYLEELREDLRFFQELERNEAVDEILSPPSLQMHEERFNTFPARSHEETAVNSELNMRDAITIGSTEYGEFGNTECDYCLSDDIGQDPVEFLLEEIDRVEGEMDSGDGNRNLYKNVYGYIPGESDNEALNMLVIYSEPAMVENSSGAELTDVIWMSGEIAEMVDWDSRDHGDFIRDTPSGNAEQVDILQNNLGGEFPEEPDASYAVHYTYDGDLPSEFAGTIQIHIGKWYPESNQGPRDLAAHPMDGFPKTVPATRAGYESWNWIRGRRSENPSFYPQGYETGPDLSNRWGRPWWGRYGNIAKGHVAADIVAEVNLSRIGLEEADFMGSCFYWCGFWMYHDEPGHLNFYIPIVKPDGSILRHTFYTKYHVFNNSGGAFWMGGPGTIMPYLSTDSKYFWITGSECGFNSSSAYAYCVNSETGRKSYRLCSGWCSNTHRIDSQFHCCTANIENIYKSGSALVRYFICTGPDHYIEKFRILHPPGDGTMNTLEESSSSRQSINDSVADDELFTVLSNPVLETLDVMVSHESGERWKLDLYDLSGRCVVSESGVLHESGSVLSIGVENLPSGVYILKTEIGGIEEARSISIVR; from the coding sequence ATGAAAAGCATATCTACCTACTTAACAGCATTTCTGCTCATCATACAAACTGCTGCCTTTTCTGATGATAGAGGTATACCCTGGTTGGTCTCCTGGCCTTTCTTCCAAAATGCTCAAGCACCTCACAGTATAAACGGTGGTTATGGTGACTGGTGTATAAAGTCAGAGGGTGCACATCCGGGATTGGATTTTGGAGCAGATTTCGAAGATCCAGTTCTTCTCCCGACAAACGGAACTCGCTATACTCTCGGGACTTTTTCCGGACTTGGATATACAATGGTATTTGGACTTGATCCGGCCAGCCAAGAAGGATGGGGTATTGCCCACTTGGCCATTGACAATCCCGCTTTATGGCCATTCTCAACCGGTTCGATGGTACTTAACCATCAACCCTTAGCTCCATGTTCATTGTATAATGTTTCAGCACCGTTGCATATGCATCTGCAATGGGTGGATCCTATCCAGCCGGGATCACCGCCAGGTTTGTACAATCCGTTCGATTATTTCGATGATGATCTTTCTGACTACGATGAAATACAATTCAATCATGTGAAGTGGGAAGAAATGCTGTCCCCAGCTGCTAATAGAGGGATCTGGTTCACCCCTGATGGATACGAATCATATGCTCAATTAGGATATGCTCCGGGGAATCCAAACCGGAACGTTTTTCAGAAATTTGTAAGCGGGGCTATAGATATTGCGGTATCACCATTCTCAGCATTTCAGGGATTATCTGACAGAGATTCAGCCGGAGTCTATTCCGTTTCGTACGAAATCCTAAGACAGGATCCACAGTCACCTGTTGACTATTTACCTGCAGCACCCGGGATTTTCGGAGAAAGATTCCTTATGCAGATGCGTGATGAGCTTCCTAATGGAGACTCGCCCGGATACCGGGCGATATTTCCGGATGGCCAATTACCCAATGGTGGTGGGGCACTTGACCCCGCCTGGTGGTACAACATGAACGCCTACATCGTCACCAACAGCAGCTATTTGAATCCTTCGATCTGGCAAACCGGCTGGGACAATGTCTTTACCGGCGCAGGTTATATAAACGATTGGAGAACCGGCATCTGTCAGGGAGCCTGGGATACTTTTCTTGCCAGGCGGGGTATTTCAGGAGAACCTGCAAGCAACAGGGAGGCTTTCTTTCCGGATGGAAGGTACGCTGTAAACGTTACAGCTGTAAGCCATGGTTCAAGGTCAGAGGGAAGTATGCTGCTTCCCGTAGATGATCTCGGGAGTGCGAACCATGATACCGAAGGGATCATCGTTGACAATTTCCTTCCCAGTATTGGTGCTGTGATAATCTACACTTCCGGATCAACTGTAGAATCCGATGGTGTTGATGTTAAATACATAGGAACCTGGAAGGGTGGCGGAAAGGATCATTCAGGAAATTCAGCTTCGTTGGAATACCTTGAGGAACTGAGGGAGGATCTCCGGTTTTTCCAGGAACTTGAGCGAAATGAAGCAGTGGATGAAATACTTTCGCCACCAAGTCTTCAAATGCATGAAGAACGTTTCAATACGTTTCCGGCAAGGTCTCATGAAGAAACTGCTGTAAATTCAGAACTGAATATGAGAGATGCAATTACCATAGGAAGTACGGAATACGGAGAGTTCGGTAATACCGAATGCGATTACTGTCTTTCAGATGATATCGGGCAGGATCCGGTGGAGTTCCTTCTGGAGGAGATTGACCGTGTTGAAGGGGAAATGGATTCCGGTGATGGCAACAGAAACCTGTACAAAAACGTTTACGGATACATCCCCGGAGAAAGCGACAACGAAGCCCTTAACATGCTTGTGATCTACTCCGAACCTGCAATGGTTGAGAATTCATCCGGAGCTGAACTTACAGACGTAATATGGATGAGCGGGGAAATCGCCGAGATGGTAGACTGGGATTCCAGGGATCATGGAGATTTTATAAGGGATACGCCTTCGGGAAACGCTGAGCAGGTTGACATTCTTCAGAACAATCTTGGGGGAGAGTTCCCTGAAGAGCCTGATGCCAGTTACGCGGTACACTATACATACGATGGAGATCTTCCTTCGGAGTTTGCGGGTACTATACAGATACACATAGGCAAGTGGTATCCTGAGAGTAATCAGGGTCCCAGGGATCTTGCGGCACACCCGATGGACGGATTTCCAAAAACAGTACCGGCAACCAGAGCAGGTTACGAAAGCTGGAACTGGATCAGAGGGAGAAGGAGCGAGAATCCTTCATTTTATCCACAGGGATACGAAACTGGTCCTGATTTAAGTAATCGCTGGGGACGACCCTGGTGGGGCAGGTATGGTAACATTGCAAAAGGACATGTCGCTGCCGATATAGTTGCGGAAGTCAATCTTTCCCGGATAGGACTTGAGGAAGCCGATTTTATGGGCAGCTGTTTCTACTGGTGCGGTTTCTGGATGTACCATGACGAACCTGGTCATTTAAATTTCTATATTCCAATAGTTAAACCCGATGGGTCAATTCTTCGTCATACCTTCTATACTAAATATCATGTTTTTAACAATTCCGGTGGAGCTTTTTGGATGGGCGGACCCGGTACGATAATGCCGTATCTTTCCACTGATTCAAAGTATTTCTGGATAACTGGCAGTGAGTGTGGCTTTAATTCAAGTTCCGCATACGCGTACTGTGTTAATTCAGAAACGGGAAGAAAGAGCTATCGCCTATGCTCGGGATGGTGTTCAAATACACATCGGATTGATTCCCAATTCCATTGTTGTACAGCTAATATCGAAAATATCTACAAATCAGGCTCGGCTCTTGTTCGGTATTTCATCTGCACCGGACCTGATCATTACATAGAGAAATTCAGAATATTGCATCCCCCAGGTGATGGAACAATGAATACCCTAGAAGAATCATCTTCATCAAGGCAGAGTATTAACGATTCGGTTGCCGATGATGAATTATTCACGGTTCTTTCCAACCCTGTCCTTGAAACCCTTGATGTCATGGTCTCCCATGAATCGGGTGAGAGGTGGAAGCTTGATCTTTACGATTTATCCGGACGTTGTGTTGTATCGGAATCGGGAGTTCTTCATGAAAGTGGTTCTGTTCTTAGTATAGGCGTTGAAAATCTTCCATCGGGAGTTTACATACTGAAAACAGAGATTGGAGGGATCGAAGAAGCCAGAAGTATCAGTATCGTGCGTTAG
- a CDS encoding T9SS type A sorting domain-containing protein translates to MVLTAYMLVCALNCFGDFDETQSTWQGGPGEMGPVTSWSNFFTSSENMNWFNSETSLYLDYAENCPEHVIDASASAPYSVVPVNMDSDTDIDLLVASWSDDIVAWYRNEGNGQSWTLVEIAAQFDGANCARPCDVNNDGYMDVAASAFYDDSLFWFECDSCEYLWIPHPIDRIDNPGEIYPVMVGDSVHLLVCESATGILHNYVSSMEGDSVTWEHFQIPGEYPNISSIDVMDIDLDGDLDIVLAEYNNARIVYLECISWFDDFEEHVIDSLVFHPMCIRLGNINGDALELPDIAVCSYDDDAVYWYENADHGACWYKHTVTDTLRGASGVCICDIASDGDDWLNIVAAGRNASEVRWYEYTYEDEWKEYLIGELDGATAVCAAEIDTVPGLEIVGAAGVGEAIKYWSPGFISHAGELVSTILDAQVQQLWSDISWTSECPVDSTLTVQVRSSDDWENMGSWSEELYEPQELYGILADTTRYFQYRILMNSPDSVQTPVLNSITVSWDDVAIGETSPLEVPMQSFSITSPNPSHNSIKFSVSTYQETSIRLLDISGRVVEEFTTPDSGTYSYNTENLVPGIYFLQTDMNDIKTQRIVIIN, encoded by the coding sequence ATGGTATTAACAGCTTACATGCTTGTTTGCGCTTTGAACTGCTTCGGGGATTTCGATGAAACCCAGTCCACATGGCAGGGCGGCCCGGGTGAGATGGGTCCGGTAACATCTTGGAGCAATTTCTTCACTTCCTCCGAGAACATGAACTGGTTCAATTCAGAAACCAGTCTTTATCTTGATTATGCTGAGAACTGTCCCGAGCATGTTATAGACGCTTCAGCGAGTGCTCCGTACTCGGTTGTTCCCGTGAACATGGATTCCGATACCGATATTGATCTTCTTGTTGCCTCATGGTCGGATGATATCGTTGCGTGGTACAGGAACGAAGGCAACGGACAATCCTGGACACTTGTTGAAATAGCCGCCCAATTCGATGGCGCCAACTGCGCCAGGCCCTGCGATGTTAACAACGATGGTTACATGGATGTGGCAGCTTCCGCTTTCTACGATGATTCACTGTTTTGGTTCGAGTGTGATTCATGTGAATATCTATGGATACCACATCCCATTGATAGAATAGACAATCCCGGGGAGATTTATCCTGTAATGGTAGGTGACAGTGTTCATCTTCTTGTATGCGAGTCTGCAACGGGCATTCTTCACAACTATGTTTCTTCTATGGAAGGTGACAGTGTCACATGGGAGCATTTTCAGATACCAGGTGAATATCCGAATATATCCTCGATTGACGTTATGGATATTGATCTCGACGGTGATCTGGACATAGTTCTTGCCGAGTACAACAACGCCAGAATAGTTTACCTGGAATGCATTAGCTGGTTCGACGATTTTGAGGAACATGTTATCGATTCACTCGTTTTCCATCCCATGTGCATCCGACTGGGCAATATCAATGGTGACGCGCTTGAATTACCGGATATAGCCGTATGCAGTTACGATGATGATGCCGTATACTGGTACGAAAACGCAGACCACGGCGCCTGCTGGTACAAACACACGGTAACCGATACCCTTCGGGGCGCTTCTGGTGTATGCATCTGTGATATCGCGTCGGATGGTGATGACTGGCTGAATATCGTAGCCGCGGGTCGTAATGCAAGCGAGGTGCGCTGGTACGAATACACATACGAAGATGAGTGGAAAGAATACCTTATCGGCGAACTCGATGGAGCCACCGCTGTTTGTGCCGCTGAAATAGACACTGTACCCGGTCTTGAGATAGTTGGAGCCGCAGGTGTGGGAGAAGCAATCAAATACTGGAGCCCTGGTTTTATCTCTCATGCAGGTGAACTTGTCTCAACCATCCTTGATGCGCAGGTGCAGCAGCTGTGGAGTGATATTTCATGGACATCGGAATGTCCCGTTGATTCCACACTGACCGTACAGGTAAGAAGCTCCGACGACTGGGAGAATATGGGAAGCTGGTCAGAAGAGCTTTACGAACCGCAGGAGCTTTACGGTATACTTGCTGACACCACAAGGTATTTCCAGTACAGGATTCTCATGAACAGCCCCGATTCAGTTCAGACTCCTGTTCTGAACAGTATCACGGTTTCATGGGATGATGTTGCCATCGGTGAAACATCTCCGTTAGAAGTCCCCATGCAATCTTTCAGCATTACATCACCCAATCCGTCGCATAATTCAATTAAATTTTCGGTGAGCACTTATCAGGAAACATCGATAAGACTGCTTGATATATCAGGCAGAGTCGTAGAAGAATTCACTACGCCTGATTCAGGGACATATTCTTACAATACAGAAAACCTTGTTCCAGGTATTTACTTCCTGCAGACCGACATGAATGATATTAAGACACAAAGAATTGTAATAATAAACTGA